From a single Pleurodeles waltl isolate 20211129_DDA chromosome 10, aPleWal1.hap1.20221129, whole genome shotgun sequence genomic region:
- the LOC138262333 gene encoding olfactory receptor 1468-like: MDEEQQEDKSDQPIVPEVAQGMELNQFSIRKIEYAIKSTRNDGVPGPNGLPSFLFKRSPADWTEKLSHLFNSAYQLTIIPDSWRGPTLCPVHKRGDRSVASNYGLVALLYVNAKMYAQSPLGQLEAWVQEHQIRRFFPSGFRSRDSTVDNIVVLAYLQRQAVTTNHLPLFCCFVDYSAAFERVDRDTLWRKLSRFMNNSKQGVQPSEFILLGLSNVPEVQTYLFVVFLVCYITTIMGDTYIMTLVALDPRLHNPMYFFLVNFSCANIFLTTVVMPQFLINLCSRKQAITLARCFTQLFFYILTANLECLLLAVMAYDRYAAICNPLRYSLVITRQVCCKLVIASWVITLLHALLFTGLMTQLSFCASNQLHHFFCDIPPLLELSCSDTSTYELWEYTEGTTMVACPLLFIITSYCQVIATILKIRSVEGRHKAFSTCSSHLTLVSLFYGSIFFMYFRPTASFALDYDRVLSVVYSVIIPMLNPFIYSLRNQDMKKAFQKVRGQINTEIRQKLQAK, from the exons ATGGATGAAGAACAACAAGAAGACAAATCAGACCAGCCAATTGTACCTGAGGTGGCTCAGGGCATGGAGCTGAATCAGTTTTCCATTAGAAAGATAGAGTACGCAATAAAGAGTACCAGGAACGATGGTGTCCCAGGGCCAAATGGTCTTCCATCTTTTCTGTTCAAACGCTCTCCAGCAGACTGGACAGAGAAGCTATCTCACCTCTTTAATAGTGCATATCAGCTGACCATCATCCCAGACTCCTGGAGAGGGCCCACACTCTGTCCAGTTCACAAAAGAGGAGATCGCTCAGTAGCCTCAAACTATGGTCTAGTCGCTCTCCTGTATGTGAATGCAAAAATGTATGCTCAATCGCCATTGGGCCAACTAGAAGCCTGGGTACAGGAACATCAAATCCGAAGGTTTTTTCCTTCTGGCTTCAGATCTCGGGACTCAACAGTGGACAACATTGTGGTTCTCGCATACCTGCAGCGTCAAGCAGTTACCACTAATCATTTGCCACTATTTTGCTGCTTCGTGGACTACAGTGCGGCCTTTGAGAGGGTTGACCGCGATACCCTATGGAGGAAGCTGTCA AGATTCATGAATAACTCAAAGCAGGGAGTTCAGCCAAGTGAGTTCATTCTCTTGGGTCTGTCAAATGTCCCAGAAGTCCAAACATACCTCTTCGTGGTGTTCCTGGTGTGCTACATAACAACCATAATGGGTGATACCTACATAATGACCCTGGTAGCATTGGATCCTAGACTTCACAACCCCATGTATTTTTTTCTAGTCAACTTCTCCTGTGCCAACATCTTCTTGACAACAGTGGTTATGCCTCAGTTCTTGATCAACCTCTGCTCCAGAAAACAAGCAATTACTTTGGCTAGATGTTTTACCCAGTTGTTTTTTTACATATTAACTGCAAATTTGGAATGTCTCCTCCTGGCTGTGATGGCTTACGACCGATATGCAGCAATTTGCAATCCCTTGCGCTACTCTTTGGTGATCACCAGGCAAGTCTGCTGTAAGCTGGTAATTGCTTCCTGGGTGATCACTCTCCTCCATGCATTGCTGTTCACGGGGCTGATGACACAGCTATCCTTCTGTGCATCAAACCAGCTACACCATTTCTTCTGTGACATTCCTCCACTGCTTGAACTTTCCTGCTCCGACACCTCCACCTATGAATTGTGGGAATACACAGAGGGAACAACAATGGTTGCTTGTCCCTTACTGTTCATCATTACATCGTACTGTCAGGTTATTGCAACTATCTTGAAGATCAGGTCTGTTGAGGGCCGGCACAAAGCCTTCTCCACCTGCTCTTCCCACCTCACTCTGGTGTCTTTGTTCTACGGCAGCATTTTCTTCATGTATTTCAGGCCCACTGCAAGTTTTGCTTTGGATTACGACAGAGTGTTGAGTGTGGTCTACTCAGTCATCATTCCAATGCTCAACCCTTTCATTTACAGTCTGAGGAACCAGGATATGAAGAAGGCTTTTCAGAAGGTCCGAGGACAGATCAACACTGAGATTAGGCAAAAATTGCAAGCCAAGTAA